In Salmonella enterica subsp. enterica serovar Typhimurium str. LT2, a single window of DNA contains:
- a CDS encoding tricarboxylic transport protein encodes MDTWIYLSQGFAVAMTPENLVIALIGCFVGTIVGLLPGLGPINGVAILLPLAFALHLPAESALILLATVYIGCEYGGRISSILLNVPGDAAAIMTALDGYPMAQQGKGGVALSISAVSSFFGSLIAIGGIILFAPLLAQWSLAFGPAEYFALMVFAIACLGSMMAQNPLKSFLAALIGLGLATVGVDANTGVYRFTFDSVHLSDGVQFIVVVIGLFSVSEILLMLEHTSSGQTMVRKTGRMLFNLKEGAQCIGTTLRSSVIGFFVGVLPGAGATIASAITYMTEKKLSGNSDSFGKGDIRGVAAPEAANNASACGSFIPMLTLGVPGSGTTAVMMGALTLYNITPGPAMFTEQPDIVWGLIAALLIANVMLLIMNIPLIGLFTRMLTIPLWFLVPAIAAVSAVGVYAVHSTTFDLVLMVALGVLGYILRKMHFPMSPLILGFVLGEMLEQNLRRALSISNGNMAILWQSGVAKALLIMAIMVIVVPPVLRLLRKHSRKPQVDAG; translated from the coding sequence ATGGATACCTGGATATATCTTTCTCAGGGCTTTGCGGTGGCGATGACGCCGGAAAACCTGGTTATCGCGTTGATTGGCTGCTTCGTGGGCACGATCGTCGGTCTGCTGCCGGGTCTGGGACCGATCAACGGCGTGGCAATCTTACTGCCGCTGGCCTTTGCGTTGCATCTGCCTGCGGAGTCGGCGCTAATTCTGCTGGCGACGGTGTACATTGGCTGTGAGTATGGCGGCAGGATCTCCTCCATATTGCTCAACGTCCCCGGCGATGCGGCGGCGATCATGACGGCGCTGGACGGTTACCCGATGGCGCAGCAAGGGAAAGGCGGCGTAGCGCTGTCGATTTCCGCAGTCAGCTCATTTTTCGGTTCATTAATCGCTATCGGCGGCATCATTCTGTTCGCCCCTTTACTGGCGCAATGGTCGCTGGCCTTTGGGCCGGCGGAATATTTCGCCTTAATGGTTTTTGCCATCGCCTGTCTTGGCAGCATGATGGCGCAAAACCCGCTTAAATCATTTCTGGCAGCGCTGATCGGTCTTGGCCTTGCGACCGTCGGCGTGGACGCCAACACCGGGGTTTATCGCTTTACCTTTGACAGCGTTCATCTTTCCGACGGCGTACAGTTTATCGTCGTGGTGATCGGCCTGTTCTCGGTATCAGAAATACTTTTAATGCTGGAACATACCAGCAGCGGGCAAACAATGGTCCGCAAAACGGGTCGAATGTTGTTCAACCTGAAAGAAGGCGCGCAGTGTATCGGCACCACCCTGCGTTCTTCGGTAATCGGCTTTTTTGTCGGCGTATTGCCCGGCGCCGGGGCGACCATTGCCAGCGCCATTACCTATATGACCGAGAAAAAACTCAGCGGCAACAGCGATAGCTTCGGCAAAGGGGATATTCGCGGCGTCGCGGCGCCGGAGGCGGCAAACAACGCCTCTGCCTGCGGCTCCTTCATCCCGATGCTGACGCTGGGCGTTCCCGGTTCCGGCACTACGGCAGTGATGATGGGGGCGCTGACGCTGTACAACATCACGCCAGGCCCGGCGATGTTCACCGAACAGCCGGATATCGTCTGGGGACTCATCGCTGCGCTGCTGATTGCGAACGTGATGCTGCTGATCATGAATATCCCGTTGATCGGTCTGTTCACCCGTATGCTCACCATTCCGCTGTGGTTCCTGGTACCCGCCATCGCTGCCGTATCGGCGGTAGGGGTGTATGCGGTACACAGCACCACCTTCGATCTGGTGCTGATGGTCGCGCTCGGCGTGTTAGGGTACATTTTACGTAAAATGCACTTCCCCATGTCACCGCTGATCCTGGGGTTCGTACTGGGGGAAATGCTGGAGCAGAACCTGCGTCGCGCACTCTCCATCAGTAACGGCAATATGGCGATTTTGTGGCAAAGCGGCGTTGCCAAAGCCCTGCTGATCATGGCGATCATGGTCATTGTCGTACCGCCAGTGTTACGTCTGCTCCGTAAACACAGCCGTAAACCGCAGGTTGACGCCGGTTAA
- a CDS encoding putative cytoplasmic protein (similar to E. coli orf, hypothetical protein (AAC75706.1); Blastp hit to AAC75706.1 (360 aa), 86% identity in aa 34 - 360), with protein MILMNALTAVKANTDDLAQRHTGFTLAPSAQSPRLLALTFTADTTKQFLHQVAQWPVQALEYKSFLRFKIGKILDDLCGNQLQPLLIKTLLNRAQGALLISAEGIDDVAQAEEMVKLATAVAHLIGRSNYDAMSGQYYARFVVKNVDNSDSYLRQPHRVMELHNDGTYVEEVTDYVLMMKIDEQNMEGGNSLLLHLDDWEHLESFFTHPLARRVMRWAAPPSKNVSHDVWHPVFDVDQQGRPVMRYIDQFVQPKDFEEGVWLSELSDALETSQNILSVPVPVGKFLLINNLFWLHGRDRFTPHPDLRRELMRQRGYFAYAASHYQTHQ; from the coding sequence ATGATTCTGATGAATGCACTGACTGCCGTAAAAGCGAACACAGATGATTTAGCCCAACGCCATACTGGTTTCACCCTTGCCCCTTCGGCGCAGTCGCCGCGCCTGCTGGCGTTAACGTTTACGGCGGATACCACAAAACAATTTCTTCATCAGGTTGCGCAGTGGCCGGTGCAGGCGCTGGAATACAAATCTTTCTTACGTTTTAAAATCGGCAAGATCCTCGACGATCTGTGCGGCAATCAGCTACAACCGCTGTTGATCAAAACGCTCCTCAACCGTGCACAAGGCGCGCTGTTGATCAGCGCCGAAGGGATCGATGATGTCGCACAGGCAGAAGAGATGGTCAAACTGGCGACGGCGGTGGCGCATCTTATTGGTCGCTCCAACTACGATGCGATGAGCGGCCAGTACTACGCGCGTTTCGTGGTCAAAAACGTCGACAACTCCGACAGTTATCTGCGCCAGCCCCACCGCGTAATGGAACTGCACAATGACGGTACCTATGTTGAGGAGGTGACCGACTACGTGCTGATGATGAAAATCGACGAACAGAATATGGAAGGCGGTAATTCGCTGTTGCTGCACCTTGATGACTGGGAACATCTGGAGTCGTTTTTTACCCATCCGCTGGCGCGTCGCGTCATGCGCTGGGCGGCGCCGCCAAGCAAAAATGTTAGCCATGACGTCTGGCACCCGGTGTTTGATGTCGACCAACAAGGCCGCCCGGTCATGCGTTATATCGACCAGTTCGTCCAGCCAAAAGACTTTGAAGAAGGCGTCTGGCTCAGCGAGCTTTCAGACGCGCTGGAAACCAGTCAAAACATCCTCTCCGTACCGGTACCGGTCGGCAAATTCCTGTTGATTAACAATCTGTTCTGGCTACATGGACGCGATCGTTTTACGCCGCATCCTGACTTGCGTCGCGAACTGATGCGCCAGCGCGGTTACTTCGCCTACGCCGCCAGCCATTATCAAACTCACCAATAA
- the ygaF gene encoding putative sarcosine oxidase-like protein (similar to E. coli orf, hypothetical protein (AAC75707.1); Blastp hit to AAC75707.1 (444 aa), 88% identity in aa 23 - 444): MYDFVIIGGGIIGMSTAMQLIDVYPDARIALLEKESAPACHQTGHNSGVIHAGVYYTPGSLKAQFCLAGNQATKTFCDQNNIRYDTCGKMLVATSELEMARMRALWERTAANGLEREWLSAAELREREPNIIGLGGIFVPSSGIVSYRDVATAMANRFQAKGGEIIYHAEVSALTEHAAGVVIRTSQGREIETATLIGCAGLMADRLVKMLGVEPGFIICPFRGEYFRLAPRHNRIVNHLIYPIPDPAMPFLGVHLTRMIDGSVTVGPNAVLALKREGYRKRDVSFTDTLEIFRSAGIRRVLQNHLLSGLGEMKNSLCKSGYLRRVQKYCPSLTVNDLQPWPAGVRAQAVSPDGKLIDDFLFVTTPRSIHTCNAPSPAATSAIPIGAHIVSKVQALRASQSNPGRTLRAARSVDALHAAFTR; encoded by the coding sequence ATGTATGATTTTGTGATTATCGGCGGCGGCATTATCGGCATGTCGACCGCCATGCAACTTATTGATGTCTACCCGGATGCGCGCATCGCGTTGCTGGAAAAAGAGTCCGCGCCAGCCTGCCACCAGACCGGGCATAACAGCGGCGTGATCCATGCCGGGGTGTACTACACGCCCGGCAGCCTCAAAGCGCAGTTTTGTCTGGCAGGCAATCAGGCGACCAAAACCTTTTGCGATCAAAACAACATCCGCTACGACACCTGCGGCAAAATGTTGGTCGCCACCTCGGAGCTGGAAATGGCGCGGATGCGCGCGCTATGGGAGCGGACGGCGGCCAACGGCTTAGAGCGCGAGTGGTTAAGCGCGGCGGAGCTGCGTGAACGCGAACCCAATATCATTGGCCTGGGCGGGATTTTTGTCCCTTCCAGCGGGATTGTCAGCTATCGCGATGTCGCGACGGCCATGGCGAACCGCTTTCAGGCCAAAGGCGGCGAGATCATCTACCATGCCGAGGTCAGCGCGCTAACAGAACATGCCGCTGGCGTTGTCATTCGCACCTCGCAAGGTCGGGAAATAGAAACCGCTACGCTTATCGGCTGTGCAGGACTGATGGCGGATCGGCTGGTCAAAATGCTGGGCGTGGAGCCCGGTTTTATTATCTGCCCTTTCCGCGGCGAGTACTTTCGTCTGGCCCCGCGACACAACCGGATCGTTAACCATTTGATCTACCCGATCCCCGATCCGGCAATGCCGTTTCTCGGCGTCCATCTTACCCGCATGATCGACGGCAGCGTTACGGTCGGGCCGAATGCGGTGCTGGCGCTTAAACGCGAAGGCTACCGTAAGCGCGACGTTTCCTTCACCGACACCCTGGAGATTTTCCGCTCCGCCGGCATTCGCCGCGTACTGCAAAACCATCTGCTTTCCGGACTGGGCGAGATGAAAAACTCGCTGTGCAAAAGCGGCTATTTGCGGCGAGTACAAAAGTATTGCCCCAGCCTGACCGTCAACGATCTCCAGCCCTGGCCGGCAGGCGTGCGGGCGCAGGCGGTTTCACCGGACGGCAAACTGATTGATGATTTTCTGTTTGTCACAACGCCGCGTTCCATTCACACCTGTAACGCCCCCTCCCCGGCGGCGACATCCGCGATACCTATCGGCGCGCATATCGTCAGCAAAGTTCAGGCGCTACGCGCAAGCCAGAGCAACCCCGGACGTACGCTGCGTGCGGCACGCAGCGTGGACGCATTACACGCCGCATTTACCCGTTAA
- the gabD gene encoding NADP-dependent succinate-semialdehyde dehydrogenase I (similar to E. coli succinate-semialdehyde dehydrogenase, NADP-dependent activity (AAC75708.1); Blastp hit to AAC75708.1 (482 aa), 90% identity in aa 1 - 482) yields MQLNDSTLFRQQAFIDGDWRDARGGDVIPVSNPANGKPLGNVPKMGAEETRDAINAANRALPAWRALTAKERANILRRWFNLMMEHQDDLARLMTLEQGKPLAEAKGEISYAASFIEWFAEEGKRIYGDTIPGHQADKRLLVIKQPIGVTAAITPWNFPSAMITRKAGPALAAGCTMVLKPASQTPFSALALAELAQRAGIPAGVFNVVTGSAGDIGGELTSNPLVRKLSFTGSTEIGRQLMEQCAKDIKKVSLELGGNAPFIVFDDADLDKAVEGALASKFRNAGQTCVCANRLYVQDGVYDRFAEKLNQAVNKLAVGDGLQADVAIGPLIDEKAVAKVQEHIADALEKGARVITGGEAHKLGGNFFQPTILADVPDNAKVAKEETFGPLAPLFRFSDEADVIRQANDTEFGLAAYFYARDLSRVFRVGEALEYGIVGINTGIISNEVAPFGGIKASGLGREGSKYGIEDYLEIKYMCIGL; encoded by the coding sequence ATGCAACTTAACGACTCTACCCTGTTCCGCCAGCAGGCCTTTATCGATGGCGACTGGCGCGACGCGCGCGGCGGCGATGTCATCCCCGTGAGCAACCCCGCCAACGGGAAACCGCTTGGCAATGTGCCCAAAATGGGGGCGGAAGAGACGCGCGACGCCATCAACGCCGCCAATCGCGCCCTGCCCGCCTGGCGCGCGCTCACCGCCAAAGAGCGAGCCAATATCCTGCGTCGCTGGTTCAATCTGATGATGGAACATCAGGACGATTTGGCGCGTCTGATGACGCTGGAACAGGGTAAACCGCTGGCGGAAGCGAAAGGCGAAATTAGCTACGCCGCCTCGTTTATTGAATGGTTCGCCGAAGAGGGGAAGCGTATCTATGGCGACACGATTCCAGGCCATCAGGCCGATAAACGGCTGCTGGTGATTAAACAGCCCATCGGCGTCACCGCCGCGATTACCCCGTGGAACTTTCCCTCGGCAATGATCACCCGTAAAGCCGGCCCCGCGCTGGCCGCAGGCTGCACAATGGTACTCAAACCCGCCAGCCAGACGCCGTTTTCCGCGCTGGCGCTGGCGGAACTGGCCCAGCGCGCCGGAATTCCCGCAGGCGTATTTAACGTCGTTACCGGTTCGGCAGGCGATATCGGCGGCGAGCTGACCAGCAACCCGCTGGTACGCAAACTGTCGTTTACCGGCTCGACGGAGATTGGCCGCCAGCTAATGGAACAATGCGCCAAAGACATTAAAAAAGTGTCACTGGAATTGGGCGGCAATGCGCCGTTTATCGTCTTTGACGATGCCGATCTGGATAAAGCCGTCGAAGGCGCGCTGGCTTCGAAGTTTCGCAACGCCGGGCAGACCTGTGTCTGCGCCAATAGATTGTATGTTCAGGACGGCGTTTACGATCGTTTTGCGGAAAAACTCAACCAGGCGGTAAATAAGCTCGCGGTCGGTGACGGCCTGCAAGCCGACGTCGCTATCGGGCCGCTGATTGATGAAAAAGCCGTGGCGAAAGTCCAGGAACATATCGCCGATGCGCTGGAAAAAGGCGCCCGCGTCATTACGGGCGGTGAAGCGCACAAATTGGGCGGCAACTTCTTTCAACCGACCATTCTGGCGGATGTTCCTGATAACGCGAAAGTCGCCAAAGAAGAGACATTCGGGCCGCTCGCGCCTCTGTTCCGCTTCAGCGACGAGGCGGACGTCATCAGGCAGGCTAACGATACCGAGTTCGGCCTGGCAGCCTATTTTTATGCACGCGATTTAAGCCGCGTTTTCCGCGTCGGCGAAGCGCTGGAATACGGCATCGTCGGTATTAATACCGGCATTATCTCCAACGAAGTCGCGCCTTTCGGCGGCATTAAGGCCTCCGGATTAGGCCGAGAAGGTTCCAAATACGGCATCGAAGATTATTTAGAAATCAAATATATGTGCATCGGCCTTTAA
- the gabT gene encoding 4-aminobutyrate aminotransferase (similar to E. coli 4-aminobutyrate aminotransferase activity (AAC75709.1); Blastp hit to AAC75709.1 (426 aa), 88% identity in aa 1 - 426) yields MNTNNALMQRRHNAVPRGVGQIHPIFAERAENCRVWDVEGREYLDFAGGIAVLNTGHLHPGIVSAVEAQLKKLSHTCFQVLAYEPYLALCERMNQKVPGDFAKKTLLVTTGSEAVENAVKIARAATKRSGAIAFSGAYHGRTHYTLSLTGKVHPYSAGMGLMPGHVYRALYPCPLHNISDDDAIASIERIFKNDAAPEDIAAIIIEPVQGEGGFYAASPAFMQRLRALCDQHGIMLIADEVQSGAGRTGTLFAMEQMGVAADITTFAKSIAGGFPLAGVTGRADVMDAIAPGGLGGTYAGNPIACAAALAVLDIFEQENLLQKANTLGKTLRDGLMEIAETHREIGDVRGLGAMIAIELFENGDPGKPNAALTADIVTRAREKGLILLSCGPYYNILRILVPLTIEASQIRQGLEIIAQCFDEAKQA; encoded by the coding sequence ATGAATACCAATAACGCTTTAATGCAGCGCCGTCATAACGCCGTTCCTCGCGGCGTGGGGCAGATTCACCCGATTTTCGCCGAGCGGGCGGAAAATTGTCGGGTGTGGGATGTCGAAGGCCGTGAGTATCTCGATTTCGCGGGCGGCATTGCCGTCCTGAACACCGGTCATTTACATCCGGGCATTGTTTCAGCGGTCGAAGCGCAGTTGAAGAAATTGTCCCATACCTGTTTTCAGGTGCTGGCCTATGAACCGTATCTGGCGTTGTGCGAACGCATGAACCAGAAGGTACCGGGCGATTTCGCCAAAAAAACGTTGCTGGTCACGACCGGTTCAGAAGCGGTTGAAAACGCGGTGAAAATCGCCCGCGCGGCGACAAAACGCAGCGGCGCTATCGCGTTTAGCGGCGCTTACCACGGTCGTACCCACTACACGCTCTCTCTGACCGGGAAAGTACACCCGTACTCTGCTGGTATGGGATTGATGCCAGGCCATGTCTACCGCGCGCTTTATCCTTGCCCGCTACACAACATCAGCGACGACGACGCGATCGCCAGCATTGAACGCATCTTTAAAAATGATGCCGCGCCGGAAGATATCGCCGCCATTATTATTGAGCCGGTACAGGGCGAAGGCGGATTTTACGCCGCCTCTCCCGCGTTTATGCAGCGACTGCGCGCGCTATGCGACCAACACGGCATTATGTTGATTGCCGACGAAGTGCAAAGCGGCGCGGGCCGGACCGGTACGCTGTTCGCCATGGAACAGATGGGCGTTGCGGCAGATATTACCACGTTTGCGAAATCGATCGCCGGCGGCTTTCCGCTGGCAGGCGTTACCGGCCGGGCAGACGTGATGGACGCTATCGCGCCGGGCGGGCTGGGCGGCACCTATGCCGGAAACCCGATTGCCTGCGCCGCCGCGCTGGCGGTACTGGACATTTTCGAGCAGGAAAATCTACTGCAAAAGGCGAATACGCTTGGCAAAACGCTGCGCGATGGCCTGATGGAGATAGCGGAAACGCACCGTGAGATTGGCGACGTGCGCGGACTGGGCGCCATGATCGCCATTGAGTTGTTCGAAAATGGCGACCCCGGCAAACCGAACGCGGCTCTGACCGCCGACATTGTGACCCGCGCCCGCGAGAAAGGGTTAATTCTGCTCTCCTGCGGTCCTTACTACAACATCTTGCGCATCCTCGTTCCACTCACTATTGAGGCCTCGCAGATTCGGCAAGGCCTGGAGATTATCGCCCAGTGCTTTGATGAGGCGAAACAAGCGTAA